In the genome of Impatiens glandulifera chromosome 6, dImpGla2.1, whole genome shotgun sequence, the window ttttttaaccaattcGGATTTTGGATCAtgttacaatatttatataaatgacatttataaataaataaatatatatatcattaatttaattatcgaatttatatacatatgtaatcaaaacatttaattagttgggatagttaaattagtattattaatcttttatttatttataaatgacatgtagataataagttaataatgtttgaaatttttaaagacaaaatttaattttttatattatgtgagatttaaaaaagaatatctaaaattttaattgaaccaattcaattgtaaataaattaaacatgaaggaagatgttaaattttgggtctaattaaataataaatgtttttgatATGTAAATATAATCATAGATTatagaaaaacatttttaataaagaaaatataaatatttaatataactaataatgGAGGTAGATATGTTATCTCATAAATAGTCTCACTTTATGTCTTCCacatcaaaattgaaaaaaattacacaTTAAATGTGGAGGTGGCTTGTGAGATAGTAAATATGTTCCCTTAATAATGGAAAATGCAACTTTAGACTTTAGAAGTTGAAAAGATGATTTGTTCTAATTAAGTTTTACCaaaatagttaaattgaaattgaaattgaaattgaaattgaaattgaaattgaaattgaaattgaaattgaaattgaaattaattatataaaaaaagaataaaataaaaaaagttcatgaatattaaaaataaaaataaaaacgttTAAGCACAGCGACAAAGaagatatgaaaaaaaaaattaataagaaaaaacgGTACTCAATAAGTATTGAGCTCATATATACTCAGAAAAACAATTAACTCTCTGACAGACTATACATGCTTCCGGAACGAATCTCATAAAGCAtcaaaataatagtattatgaatgatatcaTTAAAAGTTCAACAATTTTTCTCTAATTCGATAGTCCGCCAAAAACTAATTGGGatggtaactcaaatatgtagatTTTTCATATTAGTgacatcaatccaaactttccAGCAACTACCCAAATACTCATATCACCCAATTAATCTCAATAATACTCTataaaagacttcaaatactgGTCACCCATCGGATAATGataaaagtaagtgagttgccgCTTTAACATCGTCGTGACAtatacgactaaccataatacaacttTTTTTCATACACATATTATCCATTAGAGTTCGACCATTaataacgcttcatccaaaTAACGAGATTTTGAATGAAATCTTTGAcaacaacttgtagcaatgtcCCACATGGAAATAGTCCATATCTTGTCAACGCATTACGTCTTGTTAAGACAAGGACATTTGCTTGCATTCTACCAAAAGTAAACTCTATTATGAGACAAagttttcataaattttaatcttcttttatatcTAAATTTAGCTAGCAAACCACTAGACCGATGATCAAAACATGTTCTTAACTGTgacatttattatgtttaaaaatgaatatagtataaacaatttaaatatatatattattaagatatttatttgaCACAAAGGAGGAATTAAAGCGTCTTAAGGCAAGTGGCTAAGCGGCAGCAGTGTGGTTCCAGAACTTATTAGGATAACTTAAGTGTCAAGAGTTTTAGTTTAGATGtagattattattaagaaaaaaaataatataagttcgACATATTAATTTactaactaaaaaatatatcgaTTCGAcgtttaacttcttaaattaaaaaaaaaatattagttcaatatgttaattctttaaaaaaatttagatcgAAAATATTAgtccaaaattttatttactaaaattgaaaaaaaaattgatttaacattttaacttttaaactcaaaaataaataaatgatttgttcAACTAGTCAACATGTTGTAAATAATAAGACACTTTTGtttcaattcaaattccaattttaatatcaattcaaatttcaattgtATGGTTTTTAAAGGAAACCTTAACATgattttatctaattataagtttaagttttaatttatattaaaagcactctaaattaaataaattcatgattTTGGGACATGTCAAAAACTTATTTGTAAACACTAAGAATAGAGTTGGATCTGGtttcaataaaaaaagttataaatttattttaaattatttttttaataccttattaaaatatttgtttagataTGATAATGACAATGAAATGTATCTTAATTATactaactaatttaataaaaaaaaaaattgtatgttAAAActtagatttaatttatttccaCTTGTTTTAAAAAGTTGGGATTTTAAACCCTATTGTGCCATAGGGTTGGTTAGCTTTGACCATAGGGATATTATCATCATTGTTGCAAAGAttcttatatatttgtttaaggtttgcttTGTTTATTATTCTCTATATTGCAACAAGTAACGAGGAATATGTTGTTCTTGTTCAAAAtgtatttcattttcaaatagtAGTCAACATCTAATTTtgctctttttatatatattttgtttataaatacgaaagtatatatatatatatatatatatatatatatatatatatatatatatatatatatatatataaaaaagtatttagcaaataagttaaataataaacaaataagaataataagataaatttgattaatttttcttttggaggtaagaaactaatataatcacacaaatttatattttaatttaagtcaaattaagatattaaaatactcttattttattcttataaatttaaaatttaaataacttattttttcatctaaacaatttttttattattattattttttttttgataaaacacactaaaaaactttcaaataaacaaaaaccaAAGAAGCTCATGTCCTCAAATCTTAAACTTACTCACATGATCAAtgtttgtgtattttttttaaatggttattTTTTGCACAACAAAAatgtgaagaaaataaaaatagaaaaaaacaaagaaattgAGACActctaaccaaaaaaaaaaaaaaaaaaagtaaaataacaaAGCACGAAAATCTTTCAAAATCACATGTCGAGTCCACGTTCTTACTAGATTTCACTTTAAACAAGTAATGATAATGACGTTACGAACAGACTTCATCGGTCGTCTATAGTTGTCAAAAGTTCTCCAATTCTGTTCAAACCAAGTAatccaaacaaaaataacagGATAAAAACTCACATTTTCAGACATTGAACTCGATCAGCTCAGTCAGCGAATAAGCCTTCTCCCACTTTTTACACTCATTTCACCACGACAGTCAGTCCTGCGGGACAATTTACTCAGTCTAAAGAAGACTTCGAATCCTAACCATAGACTAAAAGTGCAAGAGAAGGTGCGAAATCGACTCCTCCTCCTTATAAGTAATACGACATTGACTCGCGTATAGATAAACGTGTCACTAGTTAAGATTCCTCCATTAATAGCACCCTAATCAAATAAAGAGATAGGCACTAGGCAATTGGTACATTAGAGTTAGATAACAAGTCCAAACAAAGAAAACTTCTAGACAAGTCtactttattaaataagatCTTCTCATATCATCAATTATAGATCCCTATGTTTTAATTGtctaaagaaaaacaaacagtCCCTATGTTGAGTGTCACTCACTCACCTTCAGCACTAACCTGCTGATTCACCAAAATCAAGGACCAAGAAGgaagctctctctctctctctctttcttaaaTACGATCTGCCTTTGCATTTCTTGACTTAAGACAGCTGTTCTTTCCTCTCCCACACACTGAAACACAAAAAAGACAACTTTTTTAAAAGTAGATTTGTGTTTCTGCACTTTGAATCATCAAATCTTCAACTTGATTCACAAATGGGAATGATTACTCAAGCTTCAATCGACCATCTTCAAGCTCTCATGGATCAAGGTTTGTTCTTTCTCCTTCATTACATATCGATCCATAATCTTCTTCTCACATTGTACccattttctgtttttttctcCAACAGTTGATGATTCACTCAAAGGAACTTTCCAGGTTTCAATTTCTCCCTTTCTCGATCTGTTTCCTGATCATGGTTGTCCTGTCGGTGATGAATTTCTTAGATTCATAGCTGGAttagtatttttgtttgatttcaaCACTTTAATCATAGATCTTGTTTTCAAAGATcttgtcttttttttattaattgtagAATATTCATCAAGGATGCCCGACAGAAACATATGGACGTTTCTTAAAAGCTAGGGAAGGAAATATCATCAAGGCCCACAAAatggttttgttttgttttgtttattaaataatcatgACTTGTAAGTTGTAATCTTccttaaaaactaattaaagttatgattttgaattattatgatGACTTTTCAGTTGGTAGATTGCTTGAAATGGAGAATTGAGAATGAAATTGATGATATCTTAGCAGTAAGTAAGCATTTATTAGTTTTCAATTCTCACTAAAAACGCATTTCTTAGGTTTTCTCGATACAATTTAGTCGATTTCTCTGCAGAAACCTATAGTTCCTACCGAGGTTTACAGATCGGTTCGCGATTCCCAGCTTATAGGATTATCTGGATACACAAGAGAGGTATGTTTTTGAGCTTCAATTTTGGCTTAAAACACTGTTATAATGTGTTGTTCATCGcaaaattagtaaaattattctgtttttttaataatcctATAATGTGACAGGGCCTTCCGGTTTTCGCAATGGGTATAGGCCTCAGCACGCTTGATAAAGCGTCTGTAAGAACAAAATTATTcgaaaaaacatacaaaatccAACAACTTATGTAGTTTTTTTAAGGATGGTTGTTGTCTTTTCCTAGGTTCATTACTACATTCAGTCACACATCCAAATCAACGAGTATCGTGACCGTGTCACATTGGTTAGCTTCCATTTCAAAATTTACGCAAAATTTTCATATCTCGTTTTGCttgaatgaaattttttattttgcagcCTGCGGCGACAAAGAAGTATGGGaaacatattaataaatgtttgaaGGTTTTAGATATGAATGGGCTGAAGCTTTCTGCGCTTAGCCAAATAAAGGTTTTTTTCGCTCTGAGTATGGAATTTTCAGTTGTCTTTTTACGtcaaaatgaattaatttgtcGTGTTTTACAGTTAATGACCATGATTTCTACAATCGACGACCTGAATTATCCGGAGAAAACGCTGACTTATTATATTGTCAATGCTCCCTATGTGTTTTCAGCTTGTTGGAAGGTTAGACATTGTAGTTATAATGAAAAAACATcaataaatttctaaatatttgTCTTAAATTGACCTTTTTTGGATTTGGATTAATCTCGATGGGATTGAGATTATGAAAAGTTTGATTATTTGGTGAAAAGCCTTAAACTTTGAGTGTATTctagttattttcaaataacccacgaACAAGGCTTAAGCTATATTTCCAAATATCGAACAATTTgaagatttcaaataaatttagtaaCATTTTCTCGTTTAGATCATGATCATAAACGTTCTCTCAATGGCAGGTCGTGAAGCCTCTTCTACACGAGAGAACGAGAAAGAAAGTTCAAGTCTTATCGGGATGTGGAAGAGACGATCTCTTGAAGGTAACAATATCCAATATCATATTAgtaatataaacttttttattccattatgtttttttcttttttatagaTCATGGACTACGAATCGCTCCCACACTTCTGTAGAAAAGAAGGTTCTGAATCGTCAAACCGACATTCCCAAGCGAGTTGCTATTCGTTTGACCACTCTTTCCACCAAACAATGTACAGTTACATCAAACAACAAGCTGCATTTCGCGATCACCCGATCAGGCAAGGATCTCTACACGTCACTTTACCCGATTCATCTGCAGAAGATATGGAGATAGCGAAAACACTCGAATCCGAGCTGCAGAAACTAAATAATGAAGGTAAATAGTTTTCTAAAATGTAGGAGAAATTAAAACTTCATAATAAACAGTTTGAAGAATTATAATATGCTAATCAagagtttataattaatttatctcttatttatttgtacataaaatgcatggatttttaaaaaaaaaacttagataAGTGAATTAGATACagtttcttcttctcctccaacAATATGATCACCATCACTCTGTTCTTTCTCATTCTCCTTCCATTTCTGCAATTCGCCTTCGACAACTTTCATGGCTGCATCGTCCATTTCCGCCTTCTTTAACGCGTCTTCAATCGACGCCTTAAGTTCTTCAATCTCCTTCAAACTCTCGCTCAGCTTCAAGATCGTTTCCTTCTCCTTCATCTTTCTGATCTCCATTTGTACAGTTGCTTCCGCCACTTTCTTATCGGCTGCCTTCTCGAATTCGCCCGGTTTCCCTCTCAGCAATTCGAATTCTTCGTTGCTTAGTTTAATTCCGTCTGGCTTTTTCATGTCTGGCCTAGGAGACGACGATTCGACAATGCGATCTCCGACTATCTTCGCGGCTGCCTTCGCGATCTCAGCCTCTTTTAAGGCGAATACGAGTTTCTCCTCTGTTTCCTTTGCAGCGATCAGAGTGTACTCTGTTTCTCTGTTTAATTCTTTCGTGCAGGTTATGGTTTCCTCTGTCTGTTTTTTAGCATTCTCGGCTTCTTGTAGCAGCTGTTGAATCCTCGTATGCATTTCGTGGGTTTCTTCATTCACTTTCGCTTCTCCGACAAGAGCGAGTTCAAGCTCTGTTTTATGCGTTTCGAGTTCTTCCTTCAATTTTATCGCCTTTAATTCAGATTCCTCTGCTTTCTCCCTTATTTCAATGGTCTTCTTTGACAGagattccaattccaatttcaaagAATCCTCCAATTTCCCAAGCGAACTCTCTTCGCTTTCCAAATCATCGAGAAGCTTCTCGGCTTCATCGAGTTCCAATCTCGCGATTCTAAAAGCTTCCAAATCCGATTCCTTAACGCTATTCAGCTGCTCCTGTAAAACAACAATCCTCTCGTTTCTTTCCTCCAAAACAACTTCCATATTCTCATCtccttgaagaagaagaatttctTTTTCCAAAGCAagtattttcttttctttatccTCTTTACtcactttcaaataattcaaatttgtttCTTTCTCCGCCATGACCTTAGCTTGTTCATCCCTGGCTTGTAAAGACGCTGTCTTTACTTGATTCAAAGCTTCCTTCATCGTCTTTACTTGTCGCGAAAGCTCGGTCAGGCGTTCGCGATTGACCTTCGTTTCATGCTGGGCGTCTGCAGCTTCTTGAAATGCAGTAAGTTTCTTCTCTAATGCGGAATCGAAATCTTGCCTGAGAGTGGTTAGCTCTTGTTTGGCCGCGATTAATTCGGCAGAGGAAGCTTTGTATTGTTCGCGTTCGTTATCTACGTTTTGTTTCCACGTGCCCCCGTAGAGTTCAGACTGGCTTGATTTCGCTTCCTCGAGTTCCCTGGCGCGGTTCTTTGCGATTTCGGTTGTTTCCATTGCGGCTTGTTTGGCCTCGCTCGCGGCTTCCAGCTTGTTGGTTAGTTCTTGAAGCGTTTTGTTTGCTTTCTCGAGATCACGCATCGCTTGCGTTTTCGAAATCTCAGCTGTTTTTAGATGCTCCTTGTATTTATCCAGCTCTTTCATTGCTAAATGAATTTGTGTTTCTTTCTCCAACACTCTCtggaaaaacaataaaaaagttTTTCGTTTCAATTTTAACGCGTTTTGAGTGAGaattgaatttcaaattttatctcGAAAATTTACCTCGTCGGAATTTCCTCGCCTCCTTATGAAGCTTTTTTCACCACCCGGGGAAGAAACGTCACCGAACATAGTAACAGCTGCCCGAACAGACCGGAAAGGTGCCCGAGTGTCGATTTCGCCCACCTCCCCAGCTTTCGGGCTTCTCGGCGAAGATACAACCGCGGGCCCTCCAGATCTTGGAGAGCCCAACCTCGTCATTATGTTGTTAAAACCGAACATATTTACTAGAATGTGTTGAACCGATCAATTGGTTACTACAAAAACATGAGGTTTTGTTCTGGTAAGAAATATATGGTAAAttgtaaaaagaaaaaaaattaccttttcGAGAGTGTTATGAATTTGGGGGTAAAAGTTTTGGAGAGTAAAATCATCTCTCCCCCAAAAAGATTAAGAGTTTCTTAGAAAGTGGatctaaaattttctttatttgaaatagaatGTATATTCTGAAGTGGGGAGATAATTTCGGAACAATTTAAAAG includes:
- the LOC124941484 gene encoding phosphatidylinositol/phosphatidylcholine transfer protein SFH9-like, whose protein sequence is MGMITQASIDHLQALMDQVDDSLKGTFQNIHQGCPTETYGRFLKAREGNIIKAHKMLVDCLKWRIENEIDDILAKPIVPTEVYRSVRDSQLIGLSGYTREGLPVFAMGIGLSTLDKASVHYYIQSHIQINEYRDRVTLPAATKKYGKHINKCLKVLDMNGLKLSALSQIKLMTMISTIDDLNYPEKTLTYYIVNAPYVFSACWKVVKPLLHERTRKKVQVLSGCGRDDLLKIMDYESLPHFCRKEGSESSNRHSQASCYSFDHSFHQTMYSYIKQQAAFRDHPIRQGSLHVTLPDSSAEDMEIAKTLESELQKLNNEGK
- the LOC124943168 gene encoding WEB family protein At1g12150-like encodes the protein MTRLGSPRSGGPAVVSSPRSPKAGEVGEIDTRAPFRSVRAAVTMFGDVSSPGGEKSFIRRRGNSDERVLEKETQIHLAMKELDKYKEHLKTAEISKTQAMRDLEKANKTLQELTNKLEAASEAKQAAMETTEIAKNRARELEEAKSSQSELYGGTWKQNVDNEREQYKASSAELIAAKQELTTLRQDFDSALEKKLTAFQEAADAQHETKVNRERLTELSRQVKTMKEALNQVKTASLQARDEQAKVMAEKETNLNYLKVSKEDKEKKILALEKEILLLQGDENMEVVLEERNERIVVLQEQLNSVKESDLEAFRIARLELDEAEKLLDDLESEESSLGKLEDSLKLELESLSKKTIEIREKAEESELKAIKLKEELETHKTELELALVGEAKVNEETHEMHTRIQQLLQEAENAKKQTEETITCTKELNRETEYTLIAAKETEEKLVFALKEAEIAKAAAKIVGDRIVESSSPRPDMKKPDGIKLSNEEFELLRGKPGEFEKAADKKVAEATVQMEIRKMKEKETILKLSESLKEIEELKASIEDALKKAEMDDAAMKVVEGELQKWKENEKEQSDGDHIVGGEEETVSNSLI